One Glycine max cultivar Williams 82 chromosome 3, Glycine_max_v4.0, whole genome shotgun sequence DNA window includes the following coding sequences:
- the LOC100499852 gene encoding 40S ribosomal protein S24-1-like: MADKAVTIRTRKFMTNRLLSRKQFVVDVLHPGRANVSKAELKEKLARMYDVKDPNTVFVFKFRTHFGGGKSTGFGLIYDTMENAKKYEPKYRLIRNGLDTKVEKSRKQMKERKNRAKKIRGVKKTKASDAAKAGKKK; encoded by the exons ATGGCGGACAAGGCTGTTACAATCCGAACCCGAAAGTTCATGACCAACAGGCTTCTTTCCAGGAAGCAGTTT GTCGTTGATGTTCTTCATCCAGGGAGGGCAAATGTTTCCAAG GCTGAACTTAAGGAGAAGCTAGCTAGGATGTATGATGTGAAAGACCCTAATACTGTATTTGTCTTCAAATTCCGAACACATTTTGGAGGTGGCAAATCCACTGGATTTGGTTTGATTTATGACACAATGGAAAATGCTAAAAAGTATGAGCCCAAATACAGGCTTATCAGG AACGGCCTTGACACTAAGGTAGAAAAGTCAAGGAAGCAAATGAAGGAGAGAAAGAATAGAGCTAAGAAGATTCGCGGAGTAAAGAAG ACCAAGGCTTCCGATGCTGCCAAGGctggaaaaaagaaataa